The following coding sequences lie in one Mucilaginibacter sp. KACC 22773 genomic window:
- a CDS encoding lipopolysaccharide biosynthesis protein, translating into MRFIQKLINKHTLSLASNAIMPVLGMAILGLMARHLSKADFGDYIFFLVVFNLADTFRTGFLQTSLIKYYAGASPQRAANIAGSAWYIGLTIVVTFGLGNLLLFFILSYTGASPNMFLITKWLGIVYLCSLPTTITTWILQAEQRFDRLFLVQLINQGGFFLFILLLILSGYISLQNSIYCYCLNSIISSLLAIFTGWSKIKAMGSKSWASIKEMAHFGKYSVGTSISSYLLRSSDTIIIKMMFPPQLLAVYYIPQRLMEIFEIPLRAFIATALPVMSASVHRDDKKHVAYIMKKYAGMLTIALIPVAILSFLLADLIIGLLFGSSYQHSDAGNIFRIFMCFVMLLPIDRFFGITLDIIGKPQLNMIKVFIMLTINVFADFAGIFIFHNLYGVAIASIFTFFSGAIFGYWALKKHLQFSVKDMFYLGYLELNELISTSYKKIRNR; encoded by the coding sequence ATGCGGTTTATACAAAAGCTTATTAATAAGCATACACTTTCGTTAGCAAGCAACGCTATTATGCCTGTTTTGGGTATGGCCATACTGGGTTTAATGGCACGCCATCTTTCGAAAGCCGACTTTGGCGATTACATATTTTTCCTGGTGGTATTTAACCTTGCCGATACGTTCAGGACCGGCTTTTTACAGACATCACTTATAAAATACTATGCCGGCGCCAGCCCGCAAAGGGCAGCCAACATAGCAGGATCTGCATGGTATATCGGTTTAACAATAGTAGTCACTTTTGGGTTAGGTAATTTATTATTGTTTTTTATTCTTTCGTACACAGGCGCAAGCCCTAATATGTTCCTGATAACAAAATGGCTTGGCATCGTTTATCTATGCTCGCTTCCAACTACAATAACCACCTGGATATTACAAGCCGAACAACGTTTTGACAGGCTGTTTTTGGTGCAGTTAATTAACCAGGGCGGCTTTTTTCTTTTTATATTATTGCTTATTTTATCTGGTTATATCAGTTTACAAAATTCAATTTATTGCTATTGCTTAAATAGTATTATCAGCAGCTTACTTGCAATTTTTACCGGCTGGTCAAAAATAAAAGCAATGGGTAGTAAAAGCTGGGCATCAATAAAAGAGATGGCACACTTTGGCAAATATAGTGTTGGCACATCAATCAGTTCCTATTTGTTGCGCAGTTCAGATACCATTATCATTAAAATGATGTTCCCGCCTCAATTACTGGCCGTATATTATATCCCGCAAAGGCTGATGGAAATATTTGAGATCCCCTTAAGGGCCTTTATCGCTACGGCATTGCCTGTTATGTCGGCCTCGGTACATCGCGACGACAAAAAGCATGTAGCCTATATTATGAAAAAATACGCAGGAATGCTTACAATCGCCCTAATACCTGTAGCTATACTCTCCTTTTTACTGGCCGACCTTATTATCGGCCTATTATTTGGCAGCAGTTACCAGCACTCTGATGCCGGCAACATTTTCAGGATATTCATGTGTTTTGTTATGCTGCTTCCTATTGATAGATTTTTTGGGATAACATTGGATATTATCGGGAAACCGCAATTAAACATGATAAAAGTCTTTATCATGTTAACCATCAATGTATTTGCCGATTTTGCCGGGATATTCATTTTTCATAATTTATATGGCGTGGCCATAGCATCAATTTTTACTTTCTTTTCGGGGGCTATTTTTGGTTACTGGGCCCTTAAAAAGCATTTACAGTTTTCTGTTAAGGACATGTTTTATTTAGGATATCTTGAACTGAACGAACTTATCAGTACATCGTATAAAAAAATCAGGAACAGGTAA
- a CDS encoding acyltransferase — MSIITTIKTNPRLKKLVHWMLIPTGESRPRRWVRWFITPFYYPRGKGAVVRYYARLDVFPFNKFSLGSKSIIEDFATINNGVGDVIIGNNCGIGISNVIIGPVTMGNYVMLAQNIVISGLNHGYEDVTLPPRAQKVVTKPIIIQDNVWIGANCVVTAGVTIGKHAIIGAGSIVTKNIPDYSVVVGNPAKVIKRYNFTTNCWEKA, encoded by the coding sequence ATGTCGATAATAACCACCATAAAAACAAACCCAAGGTTAAAAAAATTAGTTCACTGGATGCTGATACCAACCGGCGAATCGAGGCCAAGGCGTTGGGTACGCTGGTTTATTACGCCATTTTATTATCCGCGCGGCAAAGGGGCAGTGGTAAGGTACTATGCGCGGCTGGATGTTTTTCCATTTAACAAATTCTCGTTAGGCAGTAAAAGCATTATCGAAGATTTTGCAACCATCAATAATGGTGTTGGTGATGTTATCATAGGCAACAATTGTGGCATCGGTATCAGTAATGTAATCATTGGCCCGGTTACCATGGGCAATTATGTAATGCTGGCCCAAAACATTGTTATTTCGGGCTTAAACCACGGGTACGAAGATGTAACACTTCCTCCGCGGGCGCAAAAAGTAGTTACCAAACCAATAATCATTCAGGATAATGTTTGGATTGGGGCCAATTGCGTGGTCACCGCGGGCGTAACTATTGGCAAGCACGCTATAATTGGCGCGGGCAGCATTGTCACCAAAAATATACCCGATTATTCGGTAGTGGTAGGCAACCCGGCAAAAGTTATAAAAAGATACAATTTCACAACAAATTGTTGGGAAAAGGCGTAA
- a CDS encoding O-antigen ligase family protein, whose protein sequence is MQRETTNNTNVNEAFGKRLLHQKFSNPFVLIFLVLAALFVSVVVYKLGIIGAGAIMALIAGVPILVGIVAYPKFGITVLIVASFFINYISEFLPAQVPIGTLLDAITYLLILGFFIKQKSENDWSYFKNPISIVIILWLIYNLLEVANPSAASVLAWIYTVRTVGFIMLMYFVFVYHIRTVGFIKYLFKLWLVLDVIAAISAFQQEKFGFLSFEKKWLYSDPQRVSLLFINGHMRKSGIFSDPVTFSYNMVIGALLCIALIMSNIDIRKKIILGCMAMFFLTVMLYSGTRAAYVLLPASLLILAVLNFNRKVLIGTLVAGLMLAFLIVMPTSNPAIKRFQSAFSPSKDASYNVRAENQRKIKPYILSHPIGGGLGSVGVWGRRFAPNSMLAKFPPDSGYVRVAVEMGWIGLLLFCTLFFVVLKNGINFFFLIKNPRLKNYCMAMVLVIFAFNIGNFPQQAIVQYPSNIIFYLSIAIIVACMRLDLEQQKAIVTGSNPNTIALTELN, encoded by the coding sequence ATGCAGCGCGAAACAACCAACAATACTAACGTGAACGAAGCATTTGGAAAAAGGCTGCTGCACCAAAAGTTTTCAAACCCGTTTGTGCTTATATTTTTAGTACTCGCCGCGTTGTTTGTAAGCGTTGTTGTTTATAAGCTTGGCATTATTGGTGCAGGCGCCATTATGGCCCTTATTGCAGGCGTACCTATTTTGGTTGGTATTGTTGCCTATCCAAAATTTGGGATAACGGTACTGATAGTAGCGTCGTTTTTTATCAACTACATTTCGGAATTTTTGCCCGCACAGGTACCTATAGGCACTTTACTTGATGCTATAACCTATTTGCTTATCCTGGGCTTTTTTATCAAACAAAAAAGCGAAAACGATTGGAGTTATTTTAAAAACCCAATCAGTATTGTAATTATATTGTGGCTGATATACAACCTGCTTGAGGTAGCCAACCCATCTGCTGCATCGGTGCTGGCCTGGATTTATACTGTACGTACAGTTGGCTTTATTATGCTCATGTATTTTGTGTTTGTTTATCACATTCGTACGGTTGGTTTTATAAAATATTTGTTTAAGCTGTGGCTTGTGCTCGATGTTATTGCCGCCATTTCGGCATTTCAACAGGAGAAATTTGGCTTTCTATCGTTTGAAAAAAAATGGCTTTACTCCGATCCGCAGCGCGTAAGTTTGTTGTTTATAAACGGCCACATGCGCAAATCGGGTATTTTTTCTGATCCGGTTACATTCTCCTATAACATGGTTATTGGCGCCTTGCTTTGTATCGCGCTCATCATGAGTAATATAGATATCCGCAAAAAAATAATCCTGGGCTGCATGGCCATGTTTTTTCTCACCGTGATGCTTTATTCGGGCACCAGGGCCGCTTACGTTTTGTTGCCGGCCTCATTGCTTATTTTGGCTGTGCTGAATTTTAACCGCAAGGTACTTATCGGCACCCTTGTTGCCGGCTTAATGCTTGCTTTTTTGATTGTAATGCCCACTTCAAACCCGGCGATAAAAAGGTTCCAATCGGCTTTTAGCCCATCTAAAGATGCATCGTATAACGTGCGGGCCGAAAATCAAAGAAAAATAAAGCCATATATATTATCGCATCCAATAGGTGGCGGTCTGGGGTCGGTAGGTGTTTGGGGCCGGCGCTTCGCCCCCAATTCTATGCTGGCCAAATTTCCGCCCGACAGCGGATACGTACGCGTAGCTGTCGAGATGGGCTGGATAGGCCTTCTGTTGTTTTGTACCCTGTTTTTTGTGGTATTAAAAAACGGTATTAATTTCTTTTTCCTGATAAAAAACCCCAGGCTTAAAAACTACTGCATGGCCATGGTACTGGTTATATTTGCTTTTAACATAGGCAATTTTCCGCAACAGGCCATTGTGCAATATCCATCCAATATTATTTTTTACTTATCTATTGCCATTATTGTTGCCTGCATGCGGTTAGACCTGGAACAACAAAAAGCCATAGTAACCGGTAGTAATCCAAATACAATAGCATTAACCGAATTGAATTGA
- a CDS encoding glycosyltransferase, with translation MEIIKFVASVIMWAAFIYLGVYCLYLFIFSVLGKLVPIKYPPVATSLSKFVIYICAYKEDEILLNSAANALTLDYPTDKFHVCVIADSLKPETLVKLRQMPLQVVEVFFENSTKSKALNKAIENTVPGFDAAIVYDIDNVAAPDFLYQINNYLQAGEKVVQGHRIAKNSNTKVAVLDGISEEINNHIFRKAQRVFNLSAAIIGSGMALEYSLFKTTMGQIDAVGGFDKEMGLILTRQKIGVAYAEKAYVYDEKVSNPEVFKKQRKRWLSAQFNLLRKYGMSGFSELFLRGNFDYFNEIYQMSILPRVLMLGLMPFMLFISLFLWWLTPGIGPSWQLWALATLCCYAGILAAIPGPYFNIQLLKAALKLPLIFFTMLLLLFKLKGANKKFIHTTHDHTAA, from the coding sequence ATGGAGATCATTAAGTTTGTTGCTTCGGTAATCATGTGGGCGGCTTTTATATACCTGGGGGTATATTGCCTGTACCTTTTTATCTTCTCGGTTTTAGGGAAACTGGTACCTATAAAATATCCTCCCGTTGCTACTTCATTAAGCAAATTTGTTATCTACATCTGCGCTTACAAAGAAGATGAAATTTTATTAAATTCTGCAGCGAACGCCTTAACGCTTGATTACCCTACCGATAAATTCCATGTATGTGTCATAGCCGATTCGCTGAAGCCCGAAACTTTGGTAAAGCTAAGGCAGATGCCATTGCAGGTTGTTGAAGTGTTTTTTGAAAACAGCACCAAATCAAAAGCGCTGAACAAAGCCATTGAAAATACGGTGCCCGGATTTGACGCGGCCATAGTTTACGATATCGACAACGTTGCAGCGCCCGACTTTTTGTACCAGATAAACAACTACCTGCAGGCAGGCGAAAAGGTGGTACAAGGCCACAGAATAGCCAAAAACAGCAATACCAAGGTAGCCGTGCTTGATGGTATAAGTGAAGAGATTAACAACCACATTTTCAGGAAGGCGCAACGGGTGTTTAACCTTTCGGCGGCTATTATTGGTTCGGGAATGGCGCTGGAATATAGCTTATTCAAGACAACCATGGGCCAGATTGACGCTGTTGGCGGCTTTGATAAAGAAATGGGCCTGATACTTACCCGCCAGAAAATTGGCGTTGCCTATGCCGAAAAAGCATATGTATATGATGAGAAGGTAAGCAACCCCGAAGTATTTAAAAAACAGCGTAAAAGATGGCTTTCGGCCCAGTTTAACCTGTTACGTAAATACGGCATGAGCGGCTTTAGTGAATTATTTTTGCGGGGCAACTTTGATTATTTTAACGAAATATACCAAATGTCGATACTACCGAGGGTGCTGATGCTGGGATTGATGCCTTTTATGTTATTCATTTCCTTATTCCTGTGGTGGTTAACGCCGGGTATAGGGCCGTCGTGGCAATTGTGGGCGCTTGCAACCCTATGCTGCTATGCCGGCATTCTGGCTGCCATACCAGGCCCCTACTTTAACATCCAATTACTGAAAGCCGCGCTTAAGCTGCCGCTGATATTTTTCACTATGTTGTTGTTGTTATTTAAGTTAAAGGGCGCCAACAAAAAATTTATACATACCACACATGACCATACTGCCGCTTAG
- a CDS encoding glycosyltransferase family protein produces MELRNRNIIIFSQMQFDGRLESTNYTLAKYLAKNNNVYYVDRPFTWRDYVKYKDTPAFKIRKPHFFSPSDSIIQTEIPNLKIVICPPVPSINRLPEGKIYRLAVRMNELIVASRLKKVIKQFSINDYIYINSYNYTYPNFHDLIKPLLTVYHCVDPLIEVYQTRHGLISEDIIVKNVDLVICTSKELTNKKLKLNHNSHLIPNAANINHSQKALDPELPVAAVLSGIGKPIIGYFGNIERRVDYNLLKELLDQNPDKNFAFVGPVDSNYADMSVFERPNAFLTGAVPYEQMPAVLKGFDVAIIPFKKDEVSSSIFPLKLFEYLGSGKPTVSSNFNTDLKEFTKDTVAYCKTAGEFTIAINEALNDTPELQKKRLAVAAENTWEHRVVEIEKLLALNLELKLKAINQ; encoded by the coding sequence ATGGAGCTTAGGAACCGTAATATCATCATATTTTCACAGATGCAGTTTGATGGCCGCCTGGAATCAACAAACTACACTTTGGCAAAGTACCTGGCTAAAAACAATAACGTATACTATGTAGACAGGCCCTTTACCTGGAGGGATTATGTGAAGTATAAAGATACACCGGCTTTTAAAATCAGGAAGCCGCATTTCTTCTCCCCTTCCGATAGCATTATCCAAACAGAGATACCCAACCTTAAAATAGTGATTTGCCCGCCGGTGCCATCTATTAATAGGCTGCCCGAAGGGAAAATATATCGCCTGGCCGTAAGAATGAATGAATTGATTGTTGCCTCACGATTAAAAAAGGTAATAAAACAATTTAGCATCAACGATTACATTTACATCAACTCCTACAACTACACCTACCCCAACTTTCATGATTTAATAAAGCCATTACTTACGGTTTACCACTGCGTCGATCCGCTGATTGAGGTTTACCAAACCAGGCATGGTTTAATATCCGAAGACATTATTGTTAAAAACGTAGACCTGGTAATTTGCACCAGCAAAGAATTAACAAACAAAAAGCTTAAGTTAAATCATAACTCACATCTTATTCCAAACGCGGCAAACATTAACCATAGCCAAAAAGCGCTCGACCCGGAGTTGCCTGTCGCAGCGGTTTTATCGGGTATTGGCAAACCAATAATAGGATACTTTGGCAATATTGAGCGCCGGGTTGATTATAATTTGCTTAAAGAATTATTAGACCAAAACCCGGACAAGAATTTCGCTTTTGTAGGTCCCGTGGATAGTAATTATGCCGATATGTCGGTATTTGAACGGCCCAACGCTTTTTTAACGGGAGCAGTGCCTTATGAGCAAATGCCCGCGGTTTTAAAAGGTTTTGATGTAGCTATTATTCCTTTCAAAAAAGATGAGGTAAGCAGTTCTATATTCCCCTTAAAACTTTTTGAATACCTTGGCTCGGGCAAACCAACGGTATCATCTAACTTTAATACCGATTTAAAAGAATTTACAAAGGATACTGTTGCTTATTGCAAAACTGCCGGAGAATTTACCATCGCCATAAACGAGGCTTTAAATGATACGCCTGAATTGCAGAAAAAAAGACTTGCAGTGGCCGCCGAAAACACATGGGAACACAGGGTTGTTGAAATAGAGAAACTTTTGGCACTAAATTTAGAGCTTAAGCTTAAAGCGATAAATCAATAA